A window of Dermacentor andersoni chromosome 4, qqDerAnde1_hic_scaffold, whole genome shotgun sequence genomic DNA:
gcaaatgaaaacaaggctttattgatcacaatgaaaagaactcgtaattgtcatagcattggcgcccgcgcgcCGGGGAGGCAGGcagcgttttccgtttttctaatatggtggggaaatgagcgtcactgacacacaatgtaattttcgttttcgttcagggctgcccacagccaaactACTGCGCGCCATATAGTGCCTACGAGGATtcttgtgaagttgttgttgggcaagatatgaaggtcggccttcaattttgcaaatgcaatgttgccgctaaaattgctAATTAAAACgtcataaatatatttttttgttacttgtgaagTGAGTCGtgtttgccacgatgccgcatttgtattggctgccaagccttacagtctgacagaagatgcgCACATGCGCTTATGATAACTTAAGTGATAATTAACTTAAGTTATCACTGcagcacccaaacccttctgagtcaccctgtgttatttggcgcagaaaaaaacagcTTGTATACCTGCGGCATTCGCCATCTCTGgcaaagaaagcgaaggagagggggacccgggggacgtgcgcggtatccaaggcgggtgtactggtgctgaaacccggaacttgtcgatatcctcgccttcctcgactacacccagcggggggggggggggagggggcagaatatctatgggccccgggtgacagacgacctagctacgccactgcgcaCAAGCTGCAGGCTTCGGTTTGTAATTCGAACATGCGAaaagcataattctgttacgagGAAACTCAATTGGAAGACAAATATTCACGTGCATGCCGGAAAGGGCCGCGATATCCTTCGAACCTCTGTGGTAGGATATCCGAAACTGGACGCCCGGCCGATGTCATATTTGTAACCGAAATGGTGCATGGACATTGAGACATGGTTGGGATGGCCTGAACTGTTTTCAATGGGACTGCGTTGGTTGAGATGCATATACAAGCATAGTAATTACGCAGCCTTGAATATCGCCAGCCGCAATTAAGACTGATCAAGCTTCTCTGTATTTATTTACATACGTCGTACAACGACGATAGCCCATCAATAGCTTGTTCATTAAATTATCGCCAAGGAGACGTGCTGAAAGTAATCTGAAACGGATTCTCACGACTAATGTATTCGCTTATTGAGCTTTTCGTACTTCCTTTAATCAGCGTCTGATGCCtataaaatttcaaaaaagaaataaGCGACCTATTAATATACTCACTAAAATTAATAACGTGTGTAAAAAAGGAAGACGCACTGAATAAGACAAGGTGCACTTCCAAGTTCGTAAAGTTCCCATGTACGCTTTACGCATATATATTACGAAAAACAATGCCACAAATTAATATCGACGAGCGCAAAGCCTACCTTGAGCGTGTTGCTGCGTACGTCGCCAGATATCGCAAATCTGGAGATGGTTGTTTCGTGGTCCATGCCGGCTTGTTTCGAAGGGGCACTGTAGCACACGTAGACACTTCTCTCTTGCGGAAAATCTGGGTCGAGGACGAAGCTCAGCAGCCCGCGTTCATCTGCTGGTGCATTCGAGGTTAATACCTTACTTGTTATGTTCAAGAACACTTGAATATTCTCACTAGCGAAACTCCTTAATGGCATTTGCATAATAATGCCTCTGTGCTCCCCTACAAGCACATACTGCTCATATGAAGGCAAAGGGACAATGCCTATTGGGTGCCTGAGACCCCACAGTAATTTCTCAAAACTGTAGCACAGCCCGTGGCTGCACATTACGTTGACCTTAAACAGCGCCAGCGCGCAGACGAATCGCATGATATACATGTCTAACAGTCAACCACCAACTTTCGCGCCTGCAAGAGAGCTTCTGCGGAGAGCATTTCGTCTGCTCTCCTTTCCCTGCGCGAAAGCCTGCGAAAGCACGCTACAGCCAATCGCAGTGCCGGAAGGCGTAGCCAATGAAAACTACCTATTGCCTTGACGCGTTTCAAACCGAGAAAGGCGGCTTCGCTAGGCCGCGCGTTTGCCGAGCACGCCAACGTTGGAGAACGCCGAgggtcgtttttttttattttccagctTGGTTACCTTTCGCTGCTGATTGACCCGCACTGGTTTGCGGCCATGAAACGAAAAGATCCAGCAGGTGAGCCCGGAGACTAAACGTGATTCGAGATCATTCAAGGTTTGTTTTAGCGGTCTCAACAATGCCGGATCCGACGCGTATGTCttggttttattattatttgctgtgACTATTTACGAAGGCCGAAGTGGCTTCAAAGGACGCTTTTTTAAGTGGATGTGTAGTGCTCACTGCTACTGTAATATAAACTGTAGAAAAACAAACTTCTAGTCTCGATCACTTGATGTGAGGCCGCTGTTACTAGTCCTTGCGGCCACACTGCGCCGATCCATGGAACGTTATCAGTGGAAGTTTCCGGTAACTGTTGGTGTCGCGTTAAACGATAGTTCCGCTCAACCTGTGCGTAATTACACACCTGCATTTGCTTTTCACCACTAGAGTCATCTAAAGAAGCCCTGTCGGCGTGGGATCGGCGGCGGTTATACTCAAACCAGCTGTAAGTATCAGCTACACTAACAGTGGCGGCCTCGTTTGAATGCATAGTTTGCGTACTTACGATCGTTGTTTTGCATTAACAGGCGAGAAAAGGCGCTACGGCGCACGCCCGGAGTTGGACCATCCTATACAAAGGAAAGCGAAACCCCTACAAGGTAAATTGCGACAATACGACGGTTAAATTAAATAGTCCTCGCATATTCGGCGTGCGTACCTCCGGCACGTTACATCACAATACCTAATATTCAAATAATTCCCCGCGCTTTACATGTGAAAACATAAATTACGACGTCGTCGAAGTAACCATATCTGCCAATACCTCATACTTAACCAGGTTCTCATCAAAAGGTCCTGATCTCATATTGGTTACATGGACGCGTACGTATAACCTACGGCAGCGCCTGTCATTTCTCGCTAGTTAGCCCTGTTACGAACTTGACCGCGCTTGATGTGGCACGGCTGTGTGTGCGGTCGCGTCGTGGAAGTGACGACATTCTGGGTTGTCATTGTGCTTGCAGCTAGATCACAGGAATGCTGGCACGTGAATGATTAGTCGCCATTTTTACCCCCTTATTCTTGCTTATTTAGTTCCCAATAAGTGTTTTATGTCGTTTTTCACTTTACTTAGCATCTAGTAAGTTCAGCTTGAGTCTCGTGCTCAGGGGCAAAATGTTAGTGTGGAAACCTTATGCACTCAATCAGGACAGTGTTAGCAAGCCGGAAGTTGTGAACGCAACGTGTCAGCGTTTAATGATCAGCAGCTTAGCAGCTTGAAACAGTGCTCCAGTGTGCACAGAAGCTGGAGAGCCATTCATGCACGACATGTCGCACTTCAAGTATACTATAATCCAAATTTGGCTTGCTTATATCACTGCACTTGCTATTATCAGTACCAAATAAAGCATTGCTGTGTACATGAGAATTGAAAAGTTATTTGTACATAAAgcggacagctgggctagttgtaGTATCGACATGTCATGCATTTCCAGCACTTTCAAGAAATAGGAAAAATTAAGAGAAGAGGAAAAATGAAAGGACAGGTAGATGCTATTTGTACGTGTTTCACAAACTATTACTAATGTCAGTCATATGCTGCCTATAGCTTTGCCAGCTGAGCTTCCTCCCAGAAAACAACCTGACAAGTGGGATGCAAAAAGCTCAGAACTTGCAAGAGTATCCTCACATAGGTTTTGCACTATATGCAGTACAACATTTCTTAACTGCCAGCAGCATTCAACTGCATTATAACTGGTCCTCTGAATAAGCATCTTGCTCATTACCTGTCAGTGCTGGTCTGACTCTTAACTGCCATATTTCTTTTCTCTAATACTGGTGTGTTCTTTTCAGAGTGAGTCCAAACAAGAACAAAAGCAGGCCTCGAGAAAGCAAGCATCCCATGTCACAAAGAAAGCCATTGAAGTCAGTGCACTCTCTTACTGCAAGAAATGGCAATCAGTTCACAGTAGCACTGACAAAGACATCAAACACATCTGTAAAGAAACCAAAGGTGAGGAAGGTCTTTGATATCCCTGCTTAGTATCTGTGATtataagtataaaccccatgcaagcggtCTTGCGTGTGACGGCAACAAGTGACACAGTGGAGATGGCTGTTGTGTTAGCTCGTTGCCTACAAGTCATACCCCACTTGATCAACGACTTGATTGACGTCTCCCCATTATTGCCagtatgagggctgcaaatacCTGCTGAAACTGGCGTGACGAGTGCTTTATTAATTTAGGTTCATACGTTTTACTGTAAAGAGCACCATAAAATAactctgaaggtcttgcagtaggtccTTATCCTTGCAACGTATCAAAATTTACTCGTTCCATGCGGTAGTACTTgactgatgtacatccagttccggcttcgcgctattggctagtcgctcatagcacttccaggCGACGAGTGacaaattctagatttccagaaccaagTGATCGAGCAACAAGAACGAGCAATCTGTAAGCCTGTTTGGTCGCTGATCGTGCACAGcatcgctctcatggggtttggCCTTTGAAGATCAAATCCAGGAATAGAGGTAATACCCAGCCTTCGCTGTTTAGTTTAACTTTGAAGATCCAGTCCTGTTATGTTTTCAACTGATAGATAGCAACTAAGCTGGCTGAAAACTCACATCAAGATTTTTGGCCTTGCAGAATTAAGCACGGGCATTCTCCCAAACCTGAGTTGCGCAATTTTCAGAACACTTATGCAGCTAAGCAACTGAGCTAATTTAGGAGCAAATTTGTGGGCTCTAAACAGAGCTCTATTGTACTGGTTTTATTGAGATGTCCGTGGTATCAACAAAGAAAAGATTATTACAGGGGAGCTGTTTTATGCTAGGTTCTGGCAGTTTGTGTGTGTAGGCAAAAAAGATGGCGACCACGCCAGAGCCAGAAAAGCTGAAGCATAAAGGAAAAGCATATCTCCGGGTATGCCCCAGCTGCATTCAATTGCGAAAAGTGTCAAATACATATtctgatttaaaaaaatattgtagTAAAGAAAgtaaaaccggaatagacgcTGTTTAGTATGGATTGCAGTTTAACATCACAGGCTCTGTAGGCAAGCCACGTAACCTTATCTCGGTTCCCTTCCACTTgtgcaatgggtaggccacgtgcggtgaggactgcagaagaacagcgcacctacgaagaacaccgtcaTGAACAGAAGTGGGATGGCGCGGGGCGACAGTGGGCAGCACATAATACGGACAAAGATTGTGGTTCAAACACCAAGCGTATGCACCTTTGCTTGGATCACCCCTACCGActccactcccatcgtaattgtggATGATTTCAACATAAACGTGTCTCAGCCATACGGAAAGGGGTTCGTGACATTTCTCTTGGAGAGGTTTGGtattcaatgttacacaaacatcagtgtgcccacgacgcgtcatcggtcgtgtcGTCACAGAGCCATTGGCCATATATGATAGCGATCATAAAGCAATAGTCACCTTGGTGAACAAATAAGTCCGAAAAAGCTAACAAAAAGAAGGTTAAAATCAAGAAAGCATTGAGTATGCAAcgttaaagttttgcatccatccatccattgagcatgcaatttaataaaacaacaaaaactaCGAAAAAGACAAAATTTATTGTTgtatgtgtcttttattttcagtcaacatatttatcaccatataaacagctccgctgttcattctccttcacagagtggaatggctctgaatttttttcccAGGAGCATCTAGAAAGTGATGTGTAAATATAGATTATTCTCAGGGCTATTCTATGCTAAGTGTGCATGGTGCTGTTTCAGGCTTCTCTGCAGTCGGGGAAGGCAGAAATGACCGTAAAGCCAGGATCTAAAAGAGCTGGAACAGGGGCAATGCCATTGCCATCAGCATCTAAGAAAGTCAACCTGTGTGCTCTTGCTTCTGAGCCCACAACAGCCGCTGTCCCCAAGATGCCTCAACTCGACAAGAGCACCAGGATGCCTGCAAAATCACAGCGGCAACCTCAGAAAGCAAAGCAGCCTCTCAGGGTTCCCCTTGCACAAGCAACAGTCCAGCTTTCCCAGAGACCACTGGGCAGAAAGTCAACTGCCCCAGCTCAAACAAAGGTGCACAGTGCAAAAAGATCACTGGGCCGGAGGTCCCAGGTGGTGAAAGCTCAGACGTCTAGACGATCATTCGGAAGAAGTTCAACAAGCAAGCTTTCTGCcaaaacacgcgcacacactcagtcACTGTTGGCAAGTGGCACAAGCTGTTCTGTGGGGGAGCAGCCTCGAAAGAGGGCCTCGGAAGGCAGTGGCAAGACTCCAAACAAAACACCTTTAAAGATGACAAAAGCTGGTTTGTCGCCATGCCTGAATGCAAATAGTGCATGTGTGGAGCAACGGTCATCACCGCGTTCGTGCCAGGCCAAAGTTGAAAGAAGAACTAGTCTTCTTGCATCCTGTTCAACACCGTGTTCAGTGATGGTTGGGAAGTCTGCTCCAAACTCATGTGATACAGTACCAGATGACACCAAGAGAACTTTATCACCTGATAGATCTAGTGGAAGCACACCTTACCACACTGCACACAGCATCTGTCTTTCAAGTTCCTCAGGGGGCAGCGTTTCTCCAATTGGCAAAGTTGGCAGGAAGTTTGCTGGTGGTACGCCTTTTCATATTAAGCAACATTCTTCATTTGTGTCAGTGACGGAGAGTCCAACAGAAAAAGCATGTACTGACAGAATGTCACTTGAAGATGTGAGTGCTCAGGATGAGCTGAATGACACATTCACACTGGAAAGCCCTGCGCTGTCACCAAAGAGACAAAGTAGCTGCTCCAAGAAGCCACCTTCGTCCTGCCTGCGCAAGGGGACCACCACATCTCATGTGAAAAAGTCTGTGTCTTTTACTATGCCAGGACGACGGAGTGTAACACCCAAAAGGCTACCAAAAACTCCCATTCGCAGCCGCACATTGCAGTGAGTAATTTCATGTCTTGTCTGCTGCATGGATTACATTGTTCCTCAAAACTGCTTTGTTCCCTTTGCCAGTTTTCCAGTTCTCCCTAAATTGACGCATGCATCGCATGCACTCTATCGAGCATTCATAGTTAGCAAACATCTGTATTATAAGCATTTTGATTTTTCTAGTTTGTCACTGTTCACTGGCATGAAACTGTCATGTTATCTAAAGTTGCAAGACTGAGCGATCGatcctttcatattttttttcttaggtTTACCCTACAACTACACATATGCTGCTTCTCTCTGAAACATCTTTTCTTGGCAAAGGTGGAAACCATTCTATACGAGGGCATTGCAAAGTCCCACTCACAAATTAGGGGTATACTTCAAATCAAGGTGTAATATagcaattttgtctgctttagatatCTTATTAGGTGTACTTTTATCGCATTTTGATATTGTTTATTATTGCTGGGTTatagagttgtaaatttgatattTGAGCTTTCCAGAATTTTCGAGATCTTCAAGAGCTAAAAAAATGAAAATCCATTTATTattgttaaaggggccctgaactactTTTTATCGAAGCAGAGAAAGGCATCTGAAATGAAAAGTGGCTAttccagaaatactttgccacaaaaagcactttaatgcattcagcagaagcagagttattggcaatcaaacacggccacCGCTGTGCTCCCATTCTTTCTTCAAtgctttgcactgcgaaggctacggcacagtggggcgtgcccaTAACGCTCTGCCTTATAAATGTCACCATGGTGCGCAgtttaaatttcattttggatgttaacgtagacgccacgacttctgCCTTTGGTGCCTGCGATGCGCTAAGCATAAGCCAAACacagttgtcctcagcgagccgcagtgcacttagccaggGGACTTGTGGCGGCACCCTGCGGCTGCAGCGGTATCTACACCATGTAGCCGACTGCATCtttatgtcagctatcggccagtAGCAGCCGTCTAAGAGAATGACAAAATAAAGCATCCGATGATAAATTAAAGCATCGAGAAGAGAGTGAGAACAGGGCCTCCTGTTGAAAGAGAGTGTAAGAGAAAGATGACTTCGCGATCCAC
This region includes:
- the LOC126535917 gene encoding uncharacterized protein isoform X1, which gives rise to MKRKDPAESSKEALSAWDRRRLYSNQLREKALRRTPGVGPSYTKESETPTRVSPNKNKSRPRESKHPMSQRKPLKSVHSLTARNGNQFTVALTKTSNTSVKKPKASLQSGKAEMTVKPGSKRAGTGAMPLPSASKKVNLCALASEPTTAAVPKMPQLDKSTRMPAKSQRQPQKAKQPLRVPLAQATVQLSQRPLGRKSTAPAQTKVHSAKRSLGRRSQVVKAQTSRRSFGRSSTSKLSAKTRAHTQSLLASGTSCSVGEQPRKRASEGSGKTPNKTPLKMTKAGLSPCLNANSACVEQRSSPRSCQAKVERRTSLLASCSTPCSVMVGKSAPNSCDTVPDDTKRTLSPDRSSGSTPYHTAHSICLSSSSGGSVSPIGKVGRKFAGGTPFHIKQHSSFVSVTESPTEKACTDRMSLEDVSAQDELNDTFTLESPALSPKRQSSCSKKPPSSCLRKGTTTSHVKKSVSFTMPGRRSVTPKRLPKTPIRSRTLQETLKEWLNARGYSLSALRQTHGDNVLHQEKFEKSRRSSGKPIRTALMSADNKALGTSPVLQKSARHSLQQMSGNDEAASSKHASLPSLLTDLLQYLDKSNPPEDVETWLNQLEEQVPSVMDYPDYWMCRCVCYEKSGDSAKAVRSLTVGLDFVTTGRNELADTLDGLMKNAPGKAPKVTHNPPARKRERKQSTGARKKQNLEQVSTENMFASTIIDYKVYEKPCLNQLSAALRGKQCPSVAVMTPVRRSSRHSKRHSSLVSPPQTLLYKPNFALGDER
- the LOC126535917 gene encoding uncharacterized protein isoform X2 yields the protein MPDPTQSSKEALSAWDRRRLYSNQLREKALRRTPGVGPSYTKESETPTRVSPNKNKSRPRESKHPMSQRKPLKSVHSLTARNGNQFTVALTKTSNTSVKKPKASLQSGKAEMTVKPGSKRAGTGAMPLPSASKKVNLCALASEPTTAAVPKMPQLDKSTRMPAKSQRQPQKAKQPLRVPLAQATVQLSQRPLGRKSTAPAQTKVHSAKRSLGRRSQVVKAQTSRRSFGRSSTSKLSAKTRAHTQSLLASGTSCSVGEQPRKRASEGSGKTPNKTPLKMTKAGLSPCLNANSACVEQRSSPRSCQAKVERRTSLLASCSTPCSVMVGKSAPNSCDTVPDDTKRTLSPDRSSGSTPYHTAHSICLSSSSGGSVSPIGKVGRKFAGGTPFHIKQHSSFVSVTESPTEKACTDRMSLEDVSAQDELNDTFTLESPALSPKRQSSCSKKPPSSCLRKGTTTSHVKKSVSFTMPGRRSVTPKRLPKTPIRSRTLQETLKEWLNARGYSLSALRQTHGDNVLHQEKFEKSRRSSGKPIRTALMSADNKALGTSPVLQKSARHSLQQMSGNDEAASSKHASLPSLLTDLLQYLDKSNPPEDVETWLNQLEEQVPSVMDYPDYWMCRCVCYEKSGDSAKAVRSLTVGLDFVTTGRNELADTLDGLMKNAPGKAPKVTHNPPARKRERKQSTGARKKQNLEQVSTENMFASTIIDYKVYEKPCLNQLSAALRGKQCPSVAVMTPVRRSSRHSKRHSSLVSPPQTLLYKPNFALGDER